The Eretmochelys imbricata isolate rEreImb1 chromosome 19, rEreImb1.hap1, whole genome shotgun sequence genome contains a region encoding:
- the RSRP1 gene encoding arginine/serine-rich protein 1 isoform X2, which produces MDRVFRKSSPFISQLGTETGCSRTSVKTDTISKGTLTEKRQANKKTEDMTNYMDDLTLSSPKERDSRSKSKTSQGRSSLKSSSRSSCSSQSSSSTSASSRSWSRSRSRSISRASRNVSRRCRRYSRSYSRSRSRSRSLQYRGRYHPRTYRRCYRSPPRYRSRSRSRSHGRPYYRRAFSRSRSRGRRYYGFGRTIYPEAYRSWRSRSRTRSRSGTPLRLSEKEKRELLEIAKANAAKALGTDNIVLPASLRVYSLSKETNGGKCRSEDSAESTEQSRRLTEDLTKSGTEGSPAVKGLSFSPNDTMAKPILQKPASLC; this is translated from the exons ATGGACCGCGTCTTCAGGAAATCCTCTCCTTTCATCTCGCAGTTAG gAACAGAGACTGGATGTTCTAGAACATCAGTCAAAACAGATACAATCTCCAAAGGCACTCTCACAGAAAAACGGCAGGCAAACAAAAAGACAGAGGATATGACAAATTACATGGATGATTTAACTCTAAGCTCACCAAAAGAGAGAGATTCTCGCTCAAAGTCCAAAACTAGTCAGGGCAGATCATCTTTAAAATCATCTAGCAGATCATCTTGTAGTTCACAATCTAGTTCAAGCACTTCAGCTTCCTCAAGGAGTTGGAGCAGATCTCGAAGCAGATCAATATCACGAGCTAGTAGAAATGTTTCCAGAAGGTGTAGAAGATACTCAAGATCGTATTCCAGAAGTCGATCAAGATCACGCAGCCTTCAATACAGAGGAAGGTACCATCCTAGAACCTACAGGAGATGCTACCGTTCTCCTCCAAGGTATAGATCACGCAGCAGGTCCCGGTCTCATGGAAGACCATATTATAGAAGAGCTTTTTCAAGAAGCAGATCAAGAGGACGAAGATACTATGGATTTGGGAGAACCATATATCCTGAGGCTTACAGAAGTTGGAGAAGCAGATCACGAACAAGATCTCGAAGCGGAACACCTCTGCGCTTAAGTGAAAAAG AGAAGAGGGAACTCTTAGAAATTGCAAAGGCTAATGCTGCAAAAGCCCTGGGAACAGATAACATAGTCTTGCCAGCTAGCTTGAGAGTCTACAGCCTATCCAAAGAGACAAATGGTGGAAAATGCAGAAGTGAAGATTCTGCTGAGTCCACTGAG CAATCCAGAAGACTAACAGAAGACTTAACCAAAAGTGGAACTGAGGGATCTCCTGCAGTGAAAGGCTTATCTTTCAGCCCTAAT GACACAATGGCAAAGCCAATACTCCAGAAACCAGCAAGTCTCTGTTAA
- the RSRP1 gene encoding arginine/serine-rich protein 1 isoform X1 produces MAVTHGTRLSSQAPPQAQGPCAGDPANWRRSPQVVSHGSQEQQGRPAAPNGTETGCSRTSVKTDTISKGTLTEKRQANKKTEDMTNYMDDLTLSSPKERDSRSKSKTSQGRSSLKSSSRSSCSSQSSSSTSASSRSWSRSRSRSISRASRNVSRRCRRYSRSYSRSRSRSRSLQYRGRYHPRTYRRCYRSPPRYRSRSRSRSHGRPYYRRAFSRSRSRGRRYYGFGRTIYPEAYRSWRSRSRTRSRSGTPLRLSEKEKRELLEIAKANAAKALGTDNIVLPASLRVYSLSKETNGGKCRSEDSAESTEQSRRLTEDLTKSGTEGSPAVKGLSFSPNDTMAKPILQKPASLC; encoded by the exons ATGGCGGTGACCCATGGAACAAGGCTGTCCTCCCAGGCTCCGCCACAGGCCCAGGGTCCGTGTGCGGGAGACCCGGCCAACTGGAGACG GAGCCCCCAGGTGGTGTCCCACgggagccaggagcagcaggggcgTCCCGCGGCCCCCAACG gAACAGAGACTGGATGTTCTAGAACATCAGTCAAAACAGATACAATCTCCAAAGGCACTCTCACAGAAAAACGGCAGGCAAACAAAAAGACAGAGGATATGACAAATTACATGGATGATTTAACTCTAAGCTCACCAAAAGAGAGAGATTCTCGCTCAAAGTCCAAAACTAGTCAGGGCAGATCATCTTTAAAATCATCTAGCAGATCATCTTGTAGTTCACAATCTAGTTCAAGCACTTCAGCTTCCTCAAGGAGTTGGAGCAGATCTCGAAGCAGATCAATATCACGAGCTAGTAGAAATGTTTCCAGAAGGTGTAGAAGATACTCAAGATCGTATTCCAGAAGTCGATCAAGATCACGCAGCCTTCAATACAGAGGAAGGTACCATCCTAGAACCTACAGGAGATGCTACCGTTCTCCTCCAAGGTATAGATCACGCAGCAGGTCCCGGTCTCATGGAAGACCATATTATAGAAGAGCTTTTTCAAGAAGCAGATCAAGAGGACGAAGATACTATGGATTTGGGAGAACCATATATCCTGAGGCTTACAGAAGTTGGAGAAGCAGATCACGAACAAGATCTCGAAGCGGAACACCTCTGCGCTTAAGTGAAAAAG AGAAGAGGGAACTCTTAGAAATTGCAAAGGCTAATGCTGCAAAAGCCCTGGGAACAGATAACATAGTCTTGCCAGCTAGCTTGAGAGTCTACAGCCTATCCAAAGAGACAAATGGTGGAAAATGCAGAAGTGAAGATTCTGCTGAGTCCACTGAG CAATCCAGAAGACTAACAGAAGACTTAACCAAAAGTGGAACTGAGGGATCTCCTGCAGTGAAAGGCTTATCTTTCAGCCCTAAT GACACAATGGCAAAGCCAATACTCCAGAAACCAGCAAGTCTCTGTTAA
- the TMEM50A gene encoding transmembrane protein 50A, with protein sequence MSGFLETMRCSECVDWGEKRNTIASVAAGVLFFTGWWIIIDAAVKYPQMEDFNHSYHACGVIATIAFLMINAVSNGQVRGDSYSEGCLGQTGARIWLFIGFMMAFGSLIASMWILFGGYVVKEKPLVYPGIAVFFQNAFIFFGGLVFKFGRTEDLWQ encoded by the exons ATGTCTGGATTTCTTGAGACCATGAGATGCTCAGAGTGTGTTGACTGGGGAGAAAAGCGCAATACAATTGCATCAGTTGCTGCTGGTGTGCTG ttttttacAGGCTGGTGGATTATCATAGATGCAGCTGTTAAATATCCTCAGATGGAAGACTTCAATCATTCATACCATGCTTGTGGAGTTATAGCCACTATTGCATTCCTAAT GATCAATGCAGTGTCCAATGGACAAGTCCGTGGTGACAGTTACAGTGAAGGCTGTCTTGGGCAAACAG GTGCCCGCATCTGGCTGTTCATTGGTTTTATGATGGCTTTTGGATCTCTGATTGCTTCCATGTGGATCCTCTTTGGAGGCTATGTTGTTAAAG AAAAACCACTAGTGTACCCAGGAATAGCTGTTTTTTTCCAGAATGCATTTATCTTTTTTGG agggCTGGTCTTTAAATTTGGCCGAACTGAAGACTTGTGGCAGTGA